TGAAACCGACCAGACGAGGACCGAGCCTTTTTGAGGTCATGAATAAAGCGCCGATGACGCAGCATGCGCCGGCCGGTCGCTCCTTCTGGAGGCGCTCGAAACCGAGCGGCACGGTGCTCCCCGTCGCCGAAGCCCTCACCGACGCACAAGCCGCCGAGGCCCTCGCCGAAGAAAAGGCCAGGATGGAGGCTCAACGCGCGACACGTGAGATGAAGGCACAGGCCAAGGCCGCCGCCAAGGCGGAGCGCGAGGCGCGCAAGATCGCCAAACAGGCGGCAAAGCAGGCGGCGCTGGAAGCATCGCGTGAAGAGCGGGCCCGTTCGGGTCGATCGCCTTCGGGCGGTGACGGTCGTCTGCATCTGTCAATCGGCGGCGCCGGTTTCGTCGCTGCCGCGGGCGCGCTGGTCGCCATCATTTTCGGCGCCTACACCATCGGCAAACAGTCGCTGGGCACAGGTGCAAAGCTCGCCACGGTCGCGGCCAGCACGGCGCCGGCCAATGCCACGCTCGGCTCCCCCCTACTGCCCCGCACCACCGAGAGCCCGGTCGTCGTGCCCAAGCCGCTCGCCGACAAGGTCGAGTCCGACCCCGATCTGCGACACCTGTTGCAGCAGCCGACCCTTGCCCAGCAGCGGGTGGCCGCGAACAAGCCGGTGTCGGTCAACGGCCCCGCCGCGGCCGCCGTCGAGGCCGCTCGCCCCGAAAACCTCAATTATTTGCAGATAGAGTCGTTTCTTATCACCCGTGAGCGGAGCGGCGAGCAGCTCGCCCGGGACCTGGCCGACGTTCGGGCCTTCCTCCTGAACAAGGGTATCCGGACATTTGCCCGAAAACGCAGCAACGGTTATGTTCTATTCGCTGAAGACGGTTTCCCGCCCGGCAAGGCAAGCCGAGATGACCGCGGGGGATTCAAAAGGAAAATTGAAGGTTTTGGAGCTGAATATCGAAGCCAGGGCGGCTTGTATCAGTTCAAGGGTTGTTTGTTCGTGAGCTATTCGGCGACGAAAGCCGGCGACCCCGTTTGAGAGTGCAGGAGTTTTTGCATCATGTCCATGGATCGATCCCTGAAGAGCAAGGCTTCGCTGGCCCGCCACCGAAATGTTCTGACTCGAGCCGAGCGTATCGAGCGATTGAGGAATGAGGAGCGCTTTCCGGAGGGAAGAAGTGCGACCGGCCTGCCCAAGGTAGCAAACCGAAAGGCGCCGATCGGCGGAAAGACAAAGAAGGGACCGGCCAAGGAGGGCGAGGCTGAGGCAGCAGCGCCTGCAGCAGCCGCGCCGGCGAAGAAGTCAGCCGCGCCGGCCAAGAAATAGGCTCGTAACTCGGTTCTTGTTGTGCCTGCCCTGCCCGCCGTTTTTCCGCTGGGAATTCGCGGCAGGCGCGGACCC
This genomic stretch from Planctomycetia bacterium harbors:
- a CDS encoding small basic protein, with translation MSMDRSLKSKASLARHRNVLTRAERIERLRNEERFPEGRSATGLPKVANRKAPIGGKTKKGPAKEGEAEAAAPAAAAPAKKSAAPAKK